A region from the Rosa rugosa chromosome 6, drRosRugo1.1, whole genome shotgun sequence genome encodes:
- the LOC133716899 gene encoding uncharacterized protein LOC133716899 codes for MRLIQNIRVGGSLDLNFGSTSSTDDGGFIDVNFGPRVDCSVDRYSSSPFNTNTSTYSFGTKEGQTFMEQRGEDHQEIETLPLFPMHGEDIFSDLKTTSEGGSGYGYCSGGSGGYNGGSHVSLELSLNPSEAADLA; via the coding sequence ATGAGGTTAATTCAGAATATTCGGGTTGGCGGATCTCTCGATCTCAACTTTGgatccactagttctactgatgatggtggGTTTATTGATGTCAATTTTGGGCCACGGGTTGACTGCAGTGTTGACCGGTATTCCTCCTCacccttcaacactaatactagtacttACTCCTTTGGCACAAAAGAAGgacaaactttcatggaacagcGAGgggaagatcaccaggagattgaaactcttcctctgttccccatgcacggTGAGGACATCTTTAGCGACCtaaagactacttccgagggaggtagcggctATGGCTACTGTTCCGGTGGCTCGGGCGGCTACAACGGTGGCTctcacgtttctcttgagctcagcctcaacccatccgaaGCTGCTGACTTggcttag
- the LOC133716900 gene encoding probable LRR receptor-like serine/threonine-protein kinase At3g47570 has translation MELVHIPTICSLYLHVLTILLFIIFSKPTNVADALSNETDRFALLKLKESIVTDPQRLLNSWNESIHFCKWQGITCNTRHQRVTALNLQSSDLHGTISPYIGNLSFLRTFNLQNNSFFGKIPQQVDLLFRLRILALTFNMLEGGIPVNLTFCSELSKINFGRNRLTGKIPLEIGSLMKLVDLNLEVNNLSGGIPPSLGNLSSLTSLSLSGNNLVGDVPGELGVLKSLSFFGISMNNLSGMIPPSLFNISSMQIFGITVNNFKGSIPPGVGLNMPNLQKMYLGGNEFSGQIPASFSNTSQLQVLDMGINNFVGQVPKIFGNLLDLRWLYIGGNNLGSNSINDLGFITSLTNCSKLKLLDFDSNNFGGVLPNSVANLSIQLDTFYLGNNQISGMIPSTFENLNNLIVLGLNENLFTGVIPSSLGKLQKLQRLGLHRNRLSGQTPSFIGNLTNLFQLELSGNKLEGRLPPSIPPNLQNLGISQNRLSGDIPPDFIGLSSFLYLNLSQNSLTGSLPVEVGKLKNLRALDISGNNLTGEIPETVGECQSLEYLYLQENLFQGMIPSSLATLRGIQYLDLSRNNLSGQIPNDLQKLPFLLYLNLSFNNLEGEVPNEGAFRNASAISLVGNTKLCGGVSELHLPACPVNVSKQRKAHGFILKLTISSVVGCFLLFAILFVLCWRRKQKKKPLSAESSISFLSKVSYQTIFQATGGFSRSALIGSGSFGSVYKGILDQEENKVVAIKVLNLQQKGASKSFTSECNALRNIRHRNLVKILTCCSSMDHNGNEFKALVFEYMSNGSLEEWLHGEDQSSSLNLLQRLNIAVDVASALCYLHDHCEPQIIHRDMKPSNILLDDDMVARVGDFGLARLIKDSSQNQSSTVGMKGTIGYAAPEYASGVEASKQGDVYSYGILVLEMFTGRRPTNELFKDGLNLHNFVKTAIPGRLVQIVDPALLDETATAATENEVTNTSRYNNEIEIEEQNTDSENLNAYLWNCIFPILKIGLACSEELPRNRMSMEDVHKDLHHIQKAYNGVQIRQERPRRR, from the exons ATGGAGCTAGTTCATATACCCACCATCTGCTCTCTATACCTTCATGtgcttaccattcttcttttcattATCTTTTCCAAACCTACCAACGTTGCAGACGCGTTGAGCAATGAAACCGATCGATTCGCTTTGCTCAAGCTCAAAGAATCCATAGTCACTGACCCACAAAGATTATTGAACTCATGGAACGAATCCATTCACTTTTGCAAATGGCAAGGAATTACTTGCAACACAAGGCATCAAAGAGTAACAGCCTTGAACCTACAAAGCTCCGATTTGCATGGCACCATCTCACCTTACATTGGCAACCTCTCCTTTCTCAGGACATTCAACCTTCAAAACAACAGCTTCTTTGGCAAGATTCCACAGCAAGTTGATCTCTTGTTCAGACTACGGATTCTCGCTCTAACTTTCAACATGTTGGAGGGGGGAATTCCGGTTAACCTGACATTCTGCTCTGAACTGAGCAAAATAAATTTTGGAAGAAACCGCCTTACCGGCAAAATTCCATTGGAGATTGGTTCATTGATGAAGCTTGTGGATCTTAATCTTGAGGTAAACAATCTGTCGGGAGGTATCCCCCCTTCCTTGGGAAATCTTTCATCACTCACATCGCTTTCCTTGTCCGGTAATAACTTGGTGGGCGATGTTCCAGGGGAACTAGGTGTATTGAAAAGTTTGTCTTTCTTCGGAATTAGTATGAATAATCTCTCTGGTATGATCCCTCCCTCCCTTTTTAACATATCATCTATGCAAATCTTCGGAATAACCGTTAATAATTTTAAGGGAAGTATTCCGCCTGGTGTAGGCTTAAACATGCCCAATCTCCAAAAAATGTACCTCGGCGGAAATGAATTCTCTGGACAAATCCCAGCTTCATTTTCCAATACTTCTCAGCTTCAAGTACTTGATATGGGCATAAACAATTTTGTGGGTCAAGTTCCTAAAATTTTTGGAAATCTTCTAGATCTCAGGTGGCTCTATATAGGTGGAAATAATCTGGGAAGTAATTCCATCAATGACTTGGGTTTCATAACATCATTGACAAATTGCAGCAAACTGAAGCTTCTTGATTTCGACTCCAACAATTTTGGAGGTGTTTTGCCCAATTCTGTAGCCAATTTGTCTATCCAACTTGATACATTCTACCTTGGAAACAATCAAATATCAGGAATGATTCCTTCAACATTTGAAAATCTAAACAATTTAATAGTGTTGGGCCTGAATGAGAACCTGTTCACAGGTGTCATTCCTAGCTCTCTTGGCAAGTTGCAAAAGCTGCAACGATTGGGTTTACATAGAAACAGATTATCAGGGCAAACCCCATCTTTCATAGGAAACCTCACTAATTTGTTTCAACTCGAGTTATCTGGAAATAAACTAGAGGGAAGACTTCCTCCAAGCATTCCTCCAAATTTGCAGAATTTGGGCATTTCGCAGAATAGGCTTAGTGGAGATATTCCACCCGATTTTATTGGTCTTTCCTCATTTCTCTATCTCAACTTATCACAAAACTCACTAACTGGTAGTCTGCCCGTAGAAGTGGGTAAGTTGAAGAATCTCAGGGCACTGGACATCTCTGGAAACAACTTGACGGGAGAAATTCCAGAAACCGTTGGGGAATGTCAAAGCCTTGAATATCTTTACTTACAAGAAAATCTCTTTCAAGGTATGATACCTTCTTCTTTGGCTACTTTGAGAGGTATTCAGTATCTAGATCTTTCACGAAACAATTTGTCCGGACAAATTCCAAACGACCTACAGAAACTTCCATTCCTGCTATATTTGAACCTTTCTTTCAATAATTTGGAGGGTGAGGTACCAAATGAAGGAGCCTTTCGAAATGCAAGCGCAATTTCATTAGTTGGAAATACTAAACTTTGTGGTGGTGTTTCGGAATTGCACCTACCAGCATGCCCGGTAAATGTATCAAAGCAGAGAAAGGCGCATGGTTTCATACTAAAGCTCACGATTTCTTCCGTTGTTGGATGCTTTCTTCTATTTGCAATCTTATTTGTTCTTTGTTGGAGgagaaaacagaagaagaaaccaTTATCTGCAGAATCATCAATCAGTTTCCTTTCAAAGGTTTCCTACCAGACAATTTTTCAAGCTACCGGCGGATTCTCCAGAAGCGCTTTAATTGGATCAGGCAGTTTTGGCTCTGTATACAAAGGGATTCTTGACCAGGAAGAAAACAAGGTAGTTGCCATAAAGGTCCTCAACCTTCAACAGAAAGGAGCTTCCAAGAGTTTCACATCAGAATGCAATGCACTGAGAAATATCCGGCACAGAAATCTTGTGAAGATCCTAACGTGTTGCTCCAGCATGGATCACAATGGTAATGAATTCAAAGCGCTAGTGTTTGAATATATGTCAAACGGAAGCTTAGAGGAGTGGCTGCACGGTGAAGACCAATCAAGTAGCTTGAACCTTCTTCAACGATTGAACATTGCTGTTGACGTGGCTTCTGCATTATGTTATCTTCATGACCATTGTGAACCACAAATCATTCACCGTGACATGAAGCCAAGTAACATTCTTCTTGACGATGACATGGTTGCTCGTGTTGGTGATTTTGGGTTAGCAAGACTCATCAAGGACTCCTCTCAAAATCAAAGTAGCACAGTTGGAATGAAGGGAACGATCGGTTATGCTGCTCCAG AGTACGCTAGTGGTGTGGAGGCATCAAAACAAGGAGATGTATATAGTTATGGGATCCTTGTATTGGAAATGTTCACAGGAAGACGGCCCACCAACGAATTGTTCAAAGACGGTTTGAATCTCCACAACTTTGTTAAGACGGCCATACCAGGAAGACTTGTGCAGATTGTGGACCCTGCTCTCCTAGACGAGACAGCAACTGCAGCAACAGAAAATGAAGTGACCAACACGAGTCGTTACAACAACGAAATTGAAATAGAAGAACAAAACACTGACTCTGAGAATTTGAATGCTTATCTGTGGAACTGCATTTTTCCTATCCTTAAGATCGGACTTGCATGCTCGGAAGAATTACCGAGGAACAGAATGTCTATGGAGGATGTACACAAGGACCTACACCATATACAAAAAGCTTACAATGGTGTTCAGATCCGTCAAGAGAGACCAAGAAGAAGATAG
- the LOC133716902 gene encoding probable LRR receptor-like serine/threonine-protein kinase At3g47570 yields the protein MYLEIFILKASEVTSLNLPSCDLPLFPLILRAIRRDTLLILCMSFSLEILGKSCVEGNSPNTYTYFFGEIKKLQILGPSNNRLSGRIPSSIGNLTQLYNLQLSANGLEGSIPPSLGNCQHLQEMDISQNRLSGEITPQVLGLSSFVILNLSQNSLTGSLSVEAGNMKNIHSLDISENNLTEEIPEIIGDCLSLEFLNLRENLFQGIIPSSLAFLKGLEYLDLSRNNLSGQIPKDLQRLPFLQYLNLSFNNLEGEVPKEGAFRNTSAASLVGNTELCGGVSELLLPACPIKFPEQRKSHGFKLKITISLVVGCSLLFVVFLSLYWRRKTQKKPLYVDLSINFLSKVSYQTLHQATSGFSPSTLIGSGSFGIVYRGILDQEENMVVEVKVLNLQQQGASRSFMAECNHIRHKNLVKIFTCCSSTDYNGNKFKALVFKYMSNGSLEEWMHRENQSRSLNLFQRLNFAYDVASALCYLHDHCEPQIIHCDMKPSNVLLDDDMVACVGDFGLARVLLSTTAESSQTQSSTIGTRGTMGYAAPEYASGVEASWSWKCSQEEDPSMKSSKMV from the exons ATGTATCTCGAGATCTTTATCTTAAAAGCCAGTGAGGTAACTTCCTTGAATCTCCCTTCATGTGATCTGCCTTTATTCCCTTTGATTCTTCGAGCAATTAGGAGAGATACTCTCCTAATTCTTTGCATGTCCTTTTCCCTTGAGATCTTAGGAAAATCATGTGTTGAAGGGAATAGTCCAAATACTTACACCTACTTCTTTGGGGAAATTAAAAAGCTGCAGATATTGGGTCCAAGTAATAATAGATTATCGGGACGGATACCATCTTCCATAGGAAACCTCACTCAATTGTATAACCTCCAGCTATCAGCAAATGGATTAGAAGGAAGCATTCCTCCAAGTCTTGGAAACTGCCAACATTTGCAGGAGATGGATATATCACAGAATAGGCTCAGTGGAGAAATAACACCACAGGTCCTTGGTCTTTCCTCATTTGTAATTCTCAACCTATCACAAAACTCACTAACTGGCAGCTTGTCTGTGGAAGCAGGTAATATGAAGAATATCCATAGTCTGGACATTTCTGAAAATAATTTGACTGAAGAAATTCCAGAAATCATTGGAGACTGTCTAAGCCTTGAATTTCTTAACCTACGAGAGAATCTCTTTCAAGGAATCATACCTTCTTCTTTGGCTTTTTTGAAAGGTCTTGAGTATCTTGATCTTTCAAGAAACAACTTGTCCGGACAAATTCCAAAAGATCTGCAGAGACTTCCCTTCTTGCAATATTTGAACCTTTCTTTCAATAATCTCGAAGGTGAGGTACCAAAAGAAGGAGCCTTTCGGAACACAAGTGCAGCATCATTGGTTGGAAATACAGAACTTTGTGGTGGTGTTTCAGAATTGCTACTACCGGCCTGCCCCATCAAATTTCCAGAGCAGAGAAAGAGCCATGGTTTCAAACTAAAGATCACAATTTCTTTAGTTGTTGGATGCTCTCTTCTGTTTGTAGTTTTCTTATCTCTTTATTGGAGGAGAAAAACGCAAAAGAAACCATTATATGTAGACTTATCTATCAACTTCCTTTCAAAGGTTTCATACCAGACACTTCATCAAGCTACAAGTGGATTCTCTCCGAGCACTCTAATTGGATCAGGAAGTTTTGGCATTGTATATAGAGGGATTCTAGATCAGGAAGAAAACATGGTAGTGGAAGTAAAGGTTCTGAACCTTCAACAACAAGGAGCTTCCAGAAGTTTCATGGCAGAATGCAATCATATCCGGCACAAGAATCTTGTGAAGATCTTCACTTGTTGCTCCAGCACGGATTATAATGGCAATAAATTCAAAGCTCTAGTTTTTAAGTATATGTCAAACGGTAGTTTAGAGGAGTGGATGCACAGAGAAAACCAATCAAGGAGTTTGAACCTTTTTCAAAGACTGAATTTTGCTTATGATGTGGCTTCTGCATTGTGTTATCTTCATGACCATTGTGAACCTCAAATCATTCACTGCGACATGAAGCCAAGCAATGTTcttcttgatgatgacatggttgCTTGTGTAGGTGATTTTGGGTTAGCCAGAGTACTCCTCTCAACCACCGCAGAGTCTTCTCAAACTCAAAGTAGCACAATTGGAACAAGGGGAACAATGGGCTATGCGGCTCCAG AGTATGCAAGTGGTGTTGAGGCATCCTGGTCTTGGAAATGTTCACAGGAAGAAGACCCATCGATGAAAAGTTCAAAGATGGTTTGA
- the LOC133714166 gene encoding gibberellin 2-beta-dioxygenase 2, which yields MHGGATSAPPPTPSTQQSDKPMSTSAAADALSSMLHRLPPTLSLPTRRAQPATCPPVPVVSLSQARSNPSLLSSKLGFFQLTDHSIPPQLADSAESEALSLFDLPREKKEACFPRNWPVGFEEGDEVDDDDVEGLGESFCLDESCYTESAGLSLASLSEFSRALEKVGLEVTELLCRSVGFESPLGKGDQSPTRVCSMMWVAEGLSGKSKTPVAGRFYPYVVGLQYQIRGGQKYSLLADSGWVSVVPLVESVLVTIGDIAQVWSNGELKKVRGRPVAGLGEGNNKSRCISMSLLVILPIDTKISPVLPAAAISGGDHSHKDDDNDEDGNGRNVDELGDHQINDSSIVSTGENREIEGRLFKSFCLEDYAWRVYHERLHFKDPLDRFRIKK from the exons ATGCACGGCGGCGCCACGTCAGCTCCGCCACCGACGCCATCGACCCAGCAGTCGGACAAACCCATGTCCACGTCAGCAGCGGCTGACGCCCTCTCGAGCATGCTCCACCGTCTTCCACCCACTCTCTCCCTCCCCACTCGCCGCGCACAGCCAGCCACGTGTCCTCCGGTTCCGGTGGTCTCTCTGTCCCAAGCTCGATCCAACCCTAGCCTCCTCTCCTCGAAACTCGGGTTCTTCCAGCTGACCGACCACTCCATCCCTCCCCAACTCGCTGACTCGGCCGAGTCGGAAGCGCTGTCGCTCTTTGACCTACCCAGGGAGAAGAAAGAAGCGTGTTTCCCGAGGAACTGGCCTGTTGGGTTTGAAGAAGGAGATGAAGTTGACGATGATGACGTGGAGGGACTCGGCGAGTCGTTTTGTCTGGACGAGTCGTGTTATACCGAGTCTGCTGGGTTGTCCTTGGCTTCTCTAAGCGAGTTCAGTCGTGCTTTGGAGAAAGTAGGGTTGGAGGTGACTGAGCTGCTTTGTAGGTCAGTCGGGTTTGAAAGTCCTCTAGGGAAGGGTGACCAGAGTCCGACCCGGGTTTGTTCGATGATGTGGGTGGCGGAGGGTTTATCGGGCAAGAGTAAGACGCCGGTGGCGGGTCGGTTTTACCCCTATGTGGTAGGATTGCAGTATCAAATCAGGGGTGGCCAGAAGTATTCTTTGCTGGCGGATTCGGGTTGGGTCTCGGTGGTGCCACTGGTGGAATCGGTCTTGGTCACTATTGGTGACATTGCTCAA GTATGGAGCAATGGGGAGTTGAAGAAAGTGAGAGGAAGGCCAGTGGCAGGTTTGGGAGAGGGTAACAACAAGTCACGGTGCATATCGATGTCGTTGTTGGTGATTCTTCCTATCGACACTAAAATTTCCCCTGTTCTTCCGGCAGCAGCCATAAGCGGTGGTGATCACAGTCACAAGGATGATGATAATGATGAAGATGGAAATGGAAGAAATGTTGATGAACTGGGAGATCATCAAATCAATGATAGCAGTATAGTCAGTACTGGTGAAAATAGAGAAATTGAAGGAAGGTTGTTCAAGTCCTTTTGTTTGGAGGACTATGCTTGGAGAGTGTATCATGAACGCCTGCATTTCAAAGACCCGCTCGATAGGTTTCGCATTAAGAAATGA